AAATTCCCAAACGCGAGATAGCCGAGCGAACCGGCAACCAGGAGTATGCTGACAATAATGGCGATTTTTTTATTCTTTGTACCCAAGGGAGTCTGCCTCTGGTTCGTAAAGTTTGGATTCTTTGATCTCTTTAAATAAAACCATGACTCTTTGGCTCATGGCAAATACCATCCACCCCAAGGCCAGGACGGAAATCAGGTAGGCGGCGGCAACAAATCCAAAATTATTAATCAACGCGGTGTCCTGCGCACGAAAAATCTGTGCCTGGCTGTCCCAGCGCCCGATGAGAACCAGGGTTTTCAATTCGCGAATGTTTTCCAGGGGAGGACCTTGGTATTCCACTGCAAGACTGGTATCCCCATCCACAAATTCAAATGTGGCCTGCCCATGTTCTACGTCACCCTGCAAGGTACCACTTTTGACCATCCCTTGTATCCTGACCGGTTGGGTAACCGGAGGACTGCTCAAAAGCGTTCCCATGGACAATGTGGATAAGTGTTGCTGGTAATGCTGATAGGTCAGGATGGCGAGTAGGAGGGTTGCCCCCAGAATTAACGCCCAGCGTGTGTATAACCCGGTCATGGAGTCGTCTGAGAAAAATGGGTCTGACTGAGAAAGCGACCTTTTTTGGCATGCAATAAGTCAGTCAAGTACAAAATTTGAGTGCGGACCATTACCATATAGGCAAACAATAACCAACAGCCAATGCTCATTAACGTCAGGGGGACCAGAATGTCTTCTGAAATGCTGACTCCTCTGGTGGAGAACGACATGGGTTGGTGGAGTGTTCTCCACCATTCCACCGAAAATTTTATGATGGGCAGATCGATGCCTCCGACAATAGCCAGAATTGCGGCATAGCGGCCGCCCTGAACCCGGTCATCCACGAGGCGCCGAAGCATGATGTACCCCCCTAAAATCAGGAGAAGCACCGTAAACGAGACGAGGCGTGGGTCCCAGGTCCACCATGTGTTCCATGTGGGCTTGGCCCAGATCGAACCGGTGACGAGGGCCAGTGAGGTGAAGAGGGCACAAATGCTCGCCGAGGCCTGGCACATATTATCCACAAGCGGATCCCGTTTCCACAAATACCAGATGCTCCCGAAAAATAATACGGAATAGGCCAGCGTGCTTGTGTGAGCCAGGGGCACATGGACATACATGATCCGGACCAGTTCCCCTTGATAATAATCAGGCGGTGAGGCGAGCAGGCCGATATACAAGCCTAAAAAAATGCAGAGAGCAGCCCCTCCGCCAAACCACCCTTTATAGCGTTGAATCTGACGAATTATGCGATTGATCATGTGCTGTATTGTAAAGAGAGATTCCTCAGGGGGAAAGGTCCGTAGGAACTAGACTTTTAAGCCGTTTTCAACATTTACGAGTCGAGGATGAATTCAAATAGCCAGAATGAGACGACGGTGAAAATAATGTCAAAGATGATCAGAAGTTGGATCCATTGCGAGTAAAAGGAGAATGGATCTCCACTTAATGCCCCTCGCGTGGCTTCCACGGCCGCGATCATGACCGGAACTGCCAGGGGAAGGAGCAGGACGGGGAGCATGACTTCCCGGGCTCGAATCTGAACGGTTAAGGCTGAAAAGAGTGTTCCGACGGCGGATAACCCCAAGGTGGCCAGGAAAAATATTATCAAAAGGGTTCCTACGGCTTCAATGACATCCAGATTAAAGAATAAGACGAACAAGGGAAATAAGAGGATTTCGACTGAGAGCATGAAGAGGAAATTGGCCGCGACTTTTCCGAGATAAATGGCGCCCTTGGGAGCGGGGCACATTTGCAGGGACTCCAGACAATCGTTTTGCAATTCCGAGGTGAAGGATTTCCCTAAGCCGATAATGCCCGTAAAGGTAAAGGCAACCCAGATGATTCCCGCAATCAGTTGGCGTGCCGCATCCTGGTCCATGGAAAAGCTGAAGCTAAACACCAGAATGACAATGAGGGCAAAGAATAGCATCGACGACATGGTTTCCCGTGTCCGCCATTCACTGATCAGGTCCTTCCAGACGACCCAGCGAATTGTGTTAAAAAATGGCATCGGTGGTGAGTTGCTCAGGGGAGAGAAGTTGAAGGTGTCCGCCTTTGAGAATCCCGCCACGTGTAGCGATTTGGGTGGCCTTGTCACGGTCATGCGTGGTCATGAACACGGTGCCGGCACGGTCCAGCGTTTCCTGGATGAGCTGGTTGGTGATCGCCACCCCGTCATGATCCAGGGCGTTGTAGGGCTCATCGAGTAGCAGCAGTTGTGGCTGAGCCAGAATGGTTTTGGCGAAATCCAATCGTTTTTTCATCCCGGCCGAATATTGACGTATTTTGAGGTCCGCAAAGGCCCCGATTCCTGTTCGATCCAGTGCCCGTTTGATCTGAGGCGGGGAAGGGGCTTGACCACGCATGCCCAGGGCAAATTGCAGATTTTCGGTGGCACTAAGTTCATCATATAAATGGGACCCATGGGCGATGAGCATGATGATTTCTCGAACGGTATCCTTCTGTGCCACGCCATCCTGGCCAAAAATGGTAAACTGACCATGAGACGGCGCTTGGAGGGTAGCTAAAATACGGAGTAACGTCGTTTTCCCTGCCCCGTTGGGGCCAAATAAGGCAAAGCACTCTCCCGGATGAATGTCAAAAGACAGATCCTCAAAAATACGATAGAAACCGTAAGCTTTGGAGAGGTTGCTGACCTGGATGGCGATCATGTCATGGTATGAGACTTGGAAAAGTTAGCCTTGCAGTCTACGAAATGTATTGGAGGTTGTCTAGGAATGTAACAAGATGTTGGAAACAGTCGCTAGCGATGGGCTTTCATTATTCATAGATTTCCAGGTCTCGCAGGTTATAGGGTTTCGTTGCGGGATGCGGCCTTGTCGGGTAAATTGAAAGACATCTTTGGCAATCCGATTTTCGTCGAGACCCTGTCATATTTCAGGGCCTCCTCAAAAATAGGTAATTGGCAGACAACAAATACCATAAAACTCAAATAATCCTGGTGGGTTGCCTTATATAGAGTGAGCATCGCGTTGACGATGAAATTTATCGGGTCTTATGATGACGGTTGGTTGAAGGAGATTTCCGGTATCGTGAATCGGGGATTGCTTGAATTTTTCTGTGGGGAGGCAGTGAGTTGAAATCAATCCTTGGGTTGAGGGCCACCTACCATTATCTCTCGAAATCCTGGCCTTTTTTGGGGGGGATAGGAATCTTTTGCGCTCTTCTAGGCTGCGATTCCGGCTATTCTGAAAGTACCTATACCGATGCCCCATCTACCCATACTGTAGCTTCCCGTCCTTCAAAGGGATCCCCCGCGCCGGATTTCCGTCTGATGGATATGCATGGAAAGGCTGTCTCGCTTTCCGATTTTCAGGGAAAAGTGGTGTTGCTGAATTTTTGGGCGACCTGGTGTGGACCATGCCGGGTTGAAATGCCCGCCATGGAAGCCTTGTACCGCAGTATGCAATCAAAAGGGTTGGAAATTGTCGCGGTCTCCGTTGACCAACAGGGCACAGCCGTGACAAGGCCTTTTCAGGAAGCGATGGGGTTGAGTTTTCCTATTTTGCATGATCAGGATTATGAGGTGGGGCTGACCTATGGCGCACGTACGCTCCCCATGACCTTTGCGATCGATCGTCAAGGCATTATCCGGCAGGTGGTCTTCGGATCCCGGGATTGGAACAGCCCTGAAGCTCGCAGGGGAATTGCCGAGGTCCTTCAAGAGCCGGTTCCAGAGTCTTCCCAACGGATGTAATACAGTTATGATCGATTCGATTAGCCAGGTGTCTTTGCTTGCCGCATTTAGTGCCGGACTTTTGTCTTTTGTTTCTCCGTGCGTCCTTCCGCTCGTTCCTTCTTATCTCTCCTATATCACCGGGCTCTCAGTGGAAAATCTCGCGAAAGTTGAGGAGCGAGAGCGTTTTAAGTCTGCGATTATTCTCAATGCCCTGTTGTTTATTGCCGGGTTTTCTACGGTCTTCATCGCGTTTGGGGCATCGGCCAGCCTGATGGGGCAATGGTTGTATGACTATCAAGATGTGATCCGGAAAGTCGGGGGTGTCCTGATTATTATTTTCGGACTATATTTGCTTGGAATTTTGAAATTAAACTTTTTTATGACCGAACGACGTTTGATGCATTTTGAGACGCGTCCTGTCGGCTACCTGGGTTCATTTCTCATCGGTACGGCGTTTGCCGCCGGCTGGACGCCTTGCGTCGGACCGGTGTTGGGGGCCATTCTGGCCTATGCCAGTACGACGGAATCGATGTCCAGCGGGGTGATGCTCCTGTCGGCCTATTCGTTGGGTTTGGGTCTCCCGTTTTTTCTGACGGCATTTGGGATGGATACGTTTTTGAGCTACTTCAAGAACTTTCGGTCCTATTTAGGCGGGGTATCGTTTGTTAGCGGCGGGCTGTTGGTCGCGGTGGGCGTCATGATTTATGCGGATTCTTTGACCCTCATCACCAGCTTTCTTGAACGCAACGGTATTGGATGGTACATCGGCCAATAAACCGGCTTGTACGACCTGGCCTATCCACCTCTTTTTTCTTTCCTTGTCTTTCCACTCGCTTGTATAGTTTCTGCAATGATGGTGGGCTTAAGAGATGTAGGGGTATATTGGAGCAACCAATATTCATGGAGGAGCGACGGTCTTCTCTTGGTTATGGAGTGGTAGGGGCCACGGGAAAAACTGGACAGAGGATTCATGAACGGCTCTTATTTCTTTGAGCCACCGGCTCTCATTCATATGTACTAATGGTCCTCAATTCACTTCTATTCCTTACCGATCTATTTCTTGACGCACCTTTCTTCTCAGTGTAGGGTCCCACCACATTTTTTGAGACTCTATATTATGGAATCGTTGGCTTGTCAGCATTGATGTGTCCCTGCAACCTTCAAGTCATGTAAAAAGGGTCAACATGAAAAGAAAAGGCAGCGGGCTATCTCAATTTCAACGGGAGCGTTCTCATTGATTCTCGTAACAGGCGGTGCCGGCTATATCGGGTCACATACTTGCGTTGAACTCATCCGTGCCGGCTGTGATGTGACGGTCTTTGACAACTTCTCCAATAGCCACGCTGAGTCCCTGGCACGGGTGCAGCGTATTACGGGGAAGTCCCTTCGCCTGATACGCGGTGATTGCCGTGATCGAGCTGCGGTGGTGACGGCTCTGCGCGAGAGCAGGGCGACCGCAGTTATTCACTTTGCTGGCCTCAAGGCGGTGGGAGAATCAGTCCAACAACCCTTGGCCTACTATGACAATAATGTGGTCGGATCCCTTCGCCTGTTGGAAGCCATGGGCGAGTGCGGCGTAAAACAACTGGTCTTCAGCTCTTCTGCCACGGTGTATGGCGATCCCCAGCGTCTTCCGCTCACGGAGGACCACCCGCTATCTGCGACCAACCCTTATGGTCGAACGAAACTGATGGTGGAGGAGATCTTGCGTGACGTACATCGTAGCGATTCCTCCTGGCGGATCGGCATCCTGCGGTATTTTAATCCGGTTGGGGCACATGACAGTGGTCTGATCGGGGAAGATCCCCAGGGTATGCCGAATAATCTCCTGCCCTTCGTTGCGCAGGTTGCAGTGGGACGGCGGGAATACTTGAACGTGTGGGGTGACGATTATGCGACTCCTGATGGGACCGGAGTGCGGGATTATATCCATGTGGTTGATTTAGCATTGGGGCACCTCAAAGCGCTGGAAGCGCTGGCTCGATTGGATGTCCCGAAAGAGTGCTTAACGGTTAATCTTGGTACGGGCAACGGGTACAGCGTATTGGAGATTGTGCGGGAATTTGAAGCCGCGAGTGGCAAGCCGATTCCCTACAAGGTTGCCCCACGTCGTTCCGGTGACATTGCCTCTTGCTATGCTGATCCGAATCAAGCTTTCACCCTTCTGGGTTGGCGTGCGGAACGCGGGCTCAGTGAGATGTGCGCGGATGCCTGGCGATGGCAACGTGACAACCCCCAGGGATACGCAGGCTGACTTTTTTTCCTTGGATATCCGGGCACCTCTGTGGGGGGAGCCGTTGACGGCCTGGTGCCAGGGAATTCCGGTGGATGGTTGCTTCATTGCCGTGAAACACTCTCTCGGTGCGATCATGTGGTCGGAATCCTCGCGTGGTCATTTAGGGCCTCACTGAAGGCGGCAGTCCCACCATGGTTCCTCAACTTAACCACATTCCACGTTCAATCTAAAAAAAACGGGTCCGTGAATTTCGCGGTAGTTCTCGCGGGGTTCGTCTTTCTGAGAAAGCATCCCGAAAGTGGTCAGGAGCCTGCTCATGGAACGTTTTTGAAAGGTGATGGTCTTCGGTCAATCGATTGTAAGGATTAGGCCACCCAGGGCAGGTACCTTTGGATGGCAAATTGGTGTTGGTCAGAGAATGTGGCCAACGGAGTCAATTGGCCTCTATAAGATTACGCGAAAACAAGGTTCAGGAAGGTCGTGGGTTAACACCATTCGCCGGTTTTGCAGGATTTGACGTTACTCGATAATTGGGTAGGTGGGGTCGTGATCGTGGAGGATGGTGAGTCACACCAGGTCCCAATTGTGCAGGCTCCGTCGGAGACAGGCGGCTTTGATGCTATTGAGTAGCTCAGCGTGGTCGGTGTCAACGCAGGTGAAGGGGTGCCGACTGAGGATAACAATGGGGATTCCGGGCTATGGGATACCGTCCGTACGAGGGTTTGATTCTCAGGTTTTTGCTCTATGGTTAAAGGTTTTGGGTCGGTTTGTTCATCCATCGCGGGATCGTGGGGAAGGGAAGCTAGAAAAGTCGGATTCTTTTTTTGTAGCTTTGCCAAGAGTTTTTGGCCGTCTGAGTGATAGGAGTTGTTAGGATGTTCATTGACCAGGGCAAGTAACCATTCCTGTGACCATTCTTCGATACCCAGGTCCTGGTAGGTTTTCGCCAGATGGAACATGGCATCCCCGGCAGTTTCTAATTCAGGAAACTCCTTGATAATTTTTTCAAATCGATGGGCAGCAGCGAGATATGAATCCCGGTTGAGGTAGAATTGCCCAACCATCAAATGTCGTTGGGCTAATTGTTCTTTGCAAATCAGAATGGTTTGCTTGGCTTCGGTTTCATAGCGGCTTGCCGGAAATTCTTGAAGAAGTTTGTCGAAGTTCTGAATGGCTAGATCCAGGGGCTCAGGGTCACGATCGACTGTCCGGTATTGTTTGAAATGGCTGACCCCAATTTTGTATTGGGCATAAGGTGCCAATACATGATTTCGGTGGAGGTCGAGGAAATGTTTGTATTCCACGATGGATTCCGCATAGGATTCCTTGTCAAAAAATGATTCGGCCCGTTTCATGATCACGTTCGGATCGTAATTCATTTCTACGGAATCACCGACGAAAATTTGTTCGTCCGTTGAGGACACTGCTTGTTTCGATGTGGTGTCGGTTGGTTTGGGTGTGGAGGAACATCCAGCGATCATGACAAGAGCAGCGAGGAAGGTGGTCGAAAGAATCCGAAAATTGACAGGAAATGTCACAGGTAAGTCACTCCGGGCAGTAGATGATCATGGGCTGAGGTGAATGTCGATACAGAGAGTATGAAATAGCCTGTAATCTATACAAGATTCGGACCAATAAAAGAAAGTCTTTAATATTGCGATTAGGTTAAATCTTTTACCGAAAATCGTCTCTTTTTTGCCACATTATTGAGTAGGCATAAAATAAATGCGACAGTCGGTATTATTGTGAATTTAACGAATAGGCCACGAGTACATGAATGGCAAACTCTCTAGAATTGTGGGAACCGGATCCTTTCTCCCCAGTCGTCGGGTAGATAACCAGGAGGTAGCAGATCTGCTAGGGATTGAGCCTTCGTATATTTTTCGAGTTTCAGGTATCCGGACCAGGTTTTGGGCCGGTCCACAGGAGGAATGCTCTTTCTTGGCAGAGCAGGCTACTCGAAGGGCATTGGATCAGGCCGGGTTGGTCCCGGAGAATCTTGACGCCATTCTTGTCTCCTCCACCTCTCCAGAGATGATTTTCCCCTCCACGGCCTGCTTGCTTCAGGCTCGATTGGGTATCAAAGGCATCCCGGCCTTTGATCTCTCTGCCTCCTGCTCGGGATTTCTCTATGGCCTTTCCATGGCGGATTGTTTTATTCGGGCCGGACAGTTTCGAAGATGTCTCGTCGTGGCTTCGGAAATCAAATCCCGGTCTTTGGATGTCAAAGATTTGAGTACAACCATTTTATTCGGTGACGGGGCCGGTGCCGCCATTGTCGAAAAATCATCAAATGCTGACATGGGCGTCGT
The sequence above is a segment of the Nitrospira sp. MA-1 genome. Coding sequences within it:
- the ccmC gene encoding heme ABC transporter permease CcmC, yielding MINRIIRQIQRYKGWFGGGAALCIFLGLYIGLLASPPDYYQGELVRIMYVHVPLAHTSTLAYSVLFFGSIWYLWKRDPLVDNMCQASASICALFTSLALVTGSIWAKPTWNTWWTWDPRLVSFTVLLLILGGYIMLRRLVDDRVQGGRYAAILAIVGGIDLPIIKFSVEWWRTLHQPMSFSTRGVSISEDILVPLTLMSIGCWLLFAYMVMVRTQILYLTDLLHAKKGRFLSQTHFSQTTP
- a CDS encoding cytochrome c biogenesis protein CcdA, with product MIDSISQVSLLAAFSAGLLSFVSPCVLPLVPSYLSYITGLSVENLAKVEERERFKSAIILNALLFIAGFSTVFIAFGASASLMGQWLYDYQDVIRKVGGVLIIIFGLYLLGILKLNFFMTERRLMHFETRPVGYLGSFLIGTAFAAGWTPCVGPVLGAILAYASTTESMSSGVMLLSAYSLGLGLPFFLTAFGMDTFLSYFKNFRSYLGGVSFVSGGLLVAVGVMIYADSLTLITSFLERNGIGWYIGQ
- the ccmA gene encoding heme ABC exporter ATP-binding protein CcmA, translating into MIAIQVSNLSKAYGFYRIFEDLSFDIHPGECFALFGPNGAGKTTLLRILATLQAPSHGQFTIFGQDGVAQKDTVREIIMLIAHGSHLYDELSATENLQFALGMRGQAPSPPQIKRALDRTGIGAFADLKIRQYSAGMKKRLDFAKTILAQPQLLLLDEPYNALDHDGVAITNQLIQETLDRAGTVFMTTHDRDKATQIATRGGILKGGHLQLLSPEQLTTDAIF
- a CDS encoding TlpA disulfide reductase family protein, producing the protein MKSILGLRATYHYLSKSWPFLGGIGIFCALLGCDSGYSESTYTDAPSTHTVASRPSKGSPAPDFRLMDMHGKAVSLSDFQGKVVLLNFWATWCGPCRVEMPAMEALYRSMQSKGLEIVAVSVDQQGTAVTRPFQEAMGLSFPILHDQDYEVGLTYGARTLPMTFAIDRQGIIRQVVFGSRDWNSPEARRGIAEVLQEPVPESSQRM
- the galE gene encoding UDP-glucose 4-epimerase GalE gives rise to the protein MILVTGGAGYIGSHTCVELIRAGCDVTVFDNFSNSHAESLARVQRITGKSLRLIRGDCRDRAAVVTALRESRATAVIHFAGLKAVGESVQQPLAYYDNNVVGSLRLLEAMGECGVKQLVFSSSATVYGDPQRLPLTEDHPLSATNPYGRTKLMVEEILRDVHRSDSSWRIGILRYFNPVGAHDSGLIGEDPQGMPNNLLPFVAQVAVGRREYLNVWGDDYATPDGTGVRDYIHVVDLALGHLKALEALARLDVPKECLTVNLGTGNGYSVLEIVREFEAASGKPIPYKVAPRRSGDIASCYADPNQAFTLLGWRAERGLSEMCADAWRWQRDNPQGYAG
- a CDS encoding ketoacyl-ACP synthase III, encoding MNGKLSRIVGTGSFLPSRRVDNQEVADLLGIEPSYIFRVSGIRTRFWAGPQEECSFLAEQATRRALDQAGLVPENLDAILVSSTSPEMIFPSTACLLQARLGIKGIPAFDLSASCSGFLYGLSMADCFIRAGQFRRCLVVASEIKSRSLDVKDLSTTILFGDGAGAAIVEKSSNADMGVVSIRLHADGAYHDLVKIAGGGSRQPLTQSVLGSNEHTMRIRGSRLFRIAIKRLGQAVRNHLEQEKWDVSELDQVIFHQANGRMLAQFCENIGIPHERCLTMIEQVGNTSSASLPMALDHANRGQRLKKGDQVMLGAFGGGLTWGTALVRWG
- a CDS encoding cytochrome c maturation protein CcmE, with product MTGLYTRWALILGATLLLAILTYQHYQQHLSTLSMGTLLSSPPVTQPVRIQGMVKSGTLQGDVEHGQATFEFVDGDTSLAVEYQGPPLENIRELKTLVLIGRWDSQAQIFRAQDTALINNFGFVAAAYLISVLALGWMVFAMSQRVMVLFKEIKESKLYEPEADSLGYKE
- the bamD gene encoding outer membrane protein assembly factor BamD produces the protein MTFPVNFRILSTTFLAALVMIAGCSSTPKPTDTTSKQAVSSTDEQIFVGDSVEMNYDPNVIMKRAESFFDKESYAESIVEYKHFLDLHRNHVLAPYAQYKIGVSHFKQYRTVDRDPEPLDLAIQNFDKLLQEFPASRYETEAKQTILICKEQLAQRHLMVGQFYLNRDSYLAAAHRFEKIIKEFPELETAGDAMFHLAKTYQDLGIEEWSQEWLLALVNEHPNNSYHSDGQKLLAKLQKKNPTFLASLPHDPAMDEQTDPKPLTIEQKPENQTLVRTVSHSPESPLLSSVGTPSPALTPTTLSYSIASKPPVSDGACTIGTWCDSPSSTITTPPTQLSSNVKSCKTGEWC
- a CDS encoding heme exporter protein CcmB, producing the protein MPFFNTIRWVVWKDLISEWRTRETMSSMLFFALIVILVFSFSFSMDQDAARQLIAGIIWVAFTFTGIIGLGKSFTSELQNDCLESLQMCPAPKGAIYLGKVAANFLFMLSVEILLFPLFVLFFNLDVIEAVGTLLIIFFLATLGLSAVGTLFSALTVQIRAREVMLPVLLLPLAVPVMIAAVEATRGALSGDPFSFYSQWIQLLIIFDIIFTVVSFWLFEFILDS